In a single window of the Phaeobacter sp. G2 genome:
- a CDS encoding enoyl-CoA hydratase — protein sequence MAYETINVDVQDHVCLIKLHRPEALNALNAALVSELCTALEEADASDKVRCIVLTGSEKAFAAGADIKEMSEMSFTDVYTNNLFAQVNDRIVAIRKPIIAAVAGYALGGGCELAMLCDFVIAAETAKFGQPEINLGVVAGIGGTQRLTRFVGKSKSMDMNLTGRFMGAEEAERAGLVSRVVPAKKLIEEAMGAAHKIAEKSLLTAMAVKETVNRSYELPLSEGMLFERRVFHSMFATEDQKEGMAAFLEKREAQFRDK from the coding sequence ATGGCCTATGAGACGATCAACGTCGATGTGCAGGACCACGTTTGTCTAATCAAACTGCATCGCCCCGAGGCGTTGAACGCACTCAATGCAGCGCTCGTGAGCGAGCTTTGCACTGCTTTGGAAGAAGCCGACGCCAGCGACAAGGTGCGCTGCATTGTGCTGACCGGATCGGAAAAGGCATTTGCCGCCGGTGCTGACATCAAAGAGATGTCGGAGATGAGCTTTACCGATGTCTATACCAACAACCTGTTTGCGCAGGTGAATGATCGCATCGTGGCGATTCGCAAACCCATCATCGCAGCCGTTGCAGGCTATGCGCTGGGCGGTGGCTGCGAGCTGGCGATGCTGTGCGATTTTGTCATTGCGGCGGAAACCGCAAAGTTTGGCCAGCCAGAGATCAACCTTGGCGTTGTGGCCGGCATTGGCGGCACCCAGCGTCTGACGCGGTTTGTTGGCAAATCCAAATCCATGGACATGAATCTCACCGGTCGTTTCATGGGCGCCGAAGAAGCCGAGCGCGCTGGTCTGGTGTCGCGGGTGGTGCCTGCCAAAAAGCTGATCGAAGAGGCCATGGGCGCGGCACATAAGATTGCCGAAAAATCCCTGCTCACCGCGATGGCAGTCAAGGAAACGGTCAATCGCAGCTATGAGCTGCCGCTGAGCGAAGGCATGTTGTTTGAACGCCGGGTGTTCCACTCGATGTTTGCAACCGAAGACCAGAAAGAGGGCATGGCGGCCTTTTTGGAAAAACGCGAAGCCCAGTTCCGCGATAAGTAA
- a CDS encoding LysR family transcriptional regulator, translated as MNLSGFDLNLLKVLNALLHTGSTTGAAKEVGLSQPAVSAGLKRLRHALQDPLFVRQGRMLAPTEFAQNLKVPLREVLDRTEGILSGSNSFSPKTTEAVFRLLGSDFYAELLLPPLACLLAKEAPGIKVQLVDSRLDQDIEALENRGLDMALVPQTMFPKWVETRDLLSSQFLVIARQGHAALSRRGTVPGGVMPLDLYCGLNHVLFSAAGKLQGQGDQALAALEQRRNVVMTLPGFSGVCNVVSQSDLLALVPEQFARRVAPKLGLDIYQPPFHVEPVQSVLAWHTRLSTAPAHRWLRDHIKALLEAV; from the coding sequence ATGAATTTGTCCGGATTCGATCTTAACCTTCTCAAAGTGCTGAATGCCCTGTTGCACACGGGATCGACGACGGGTGCTGCAAAAGAAGTTGGCCTATCGCAGCCTGCGGTTTCGGCCGGGTTAAAACGCCTGCGGCACGCGTTGCAAGATCCGCTTTTTGTGCGCCAGGGGCGTATGCTTGCGCCAACTGAATTCGCCCAGAACCTGAAAGTACCTCTGCGCGAGGTGCTTGACCGTACCGAGGGAATCCTATCGGGGAGCAACTCATTCTCCCCCAAGACAACCGAAGCAGTCTTTCGGCTGTTGGGAAGTGATTTCTACGCTGAACTCTTATTGCCGCCGTTGGCCTGCCTGCTGGCAAAAGAGGCACCGGGTATCAAGGTGCAGCTGGTTGATTCCAGATTGGACCAAGATATCGAGGCTTTGGAAAATCGAGGTTTGGACATGGCCCTGGTTCCGCAAACTATGTTTCCCAAATGGGTCGAGACGCGTGATCTCTTGTCCTCGCAGTTTCTGGTGATTGCCCGGCAGGGGCACGCTGCCCTGTCCCGAAGGGGGACAGTACCGGGTGGTGTTATGCCCCTGGATCTGTACTGCGGGCTCAATCATGTTCTTTTCTCAGCTGCCGGGAAACTGCAGGGTCAGGGCGATCAGGCCCTTGCTGCACTTGAACAGCGGCGAAACGTTGTGATGACTTTGCCCGGATTTTCAGGTGTTTGTAACGTGGTATCCCAAAGTGATCTGTTGGCTTTGGTGCCGGAACAGTTTGCGCGACGCGTGGCCCCCAAGCTTGGCTTGGATATCTATCAGCCACCGTTTCATGTAGAGCCGGTGCAAAGCGTTCTGGCCTGGCATACGCGTCTGTCCACTGCGCCGGCTCATCGTTGGCTCAGAGATCATATCAAGGCGTTGCTTGAGGCTGTGTAG
- a CDS encoding serine/threonine protein phosphatase produces the protein MLNQIYAIGDIHGQLEMLEQALARIEADGGPEARVVFLGDYVDRGPDSRGVVELLSQGLAAGRNWVCLLGNHDRMFSMFMEDYPRNDDRLLVGYHWLHDRIGGVETLQSYGVEVPERTRIYDVHSAARQAVPDHHRAFLTGLVDYHQEGDLLCVHAGIRPGVALEDQIQNDKIWIRDEFLEYQGAHPWLVVHGHTQIHVAEHRGNRVNLDSGAGFGRALTAAVFEGRDCWVLDAEGRSPLLAP, from the coding sequence ATGCTGAATCAGATTTACGCGATTGGTGATATTCACGGCCAGCTGGAGATGCTGGAACAGGCGCTGGCGCGGATCGAGGCGGATGGCGGGCCGGAGGCGCGGGTGGTTTTCCTGGGCGATTATGTTGATCGCGGGCCGGACTCGCGCGGGGTGGTCGAGCTGTTGTCGCAGGGGCTGGCGGCGGGGCGCAATTGGGTCTGCCTGCTGGGCAATCACGACCGGATGTTTTCCATGTTCATGGAGGATTACCCGCGCAATGACGACCGGCTGCTGGTGGGCTACCACTGGCTGCATGATCGCATCGGCGGGGTCGAGACGCTGCAGTCCTATGGGGTCGAGGTGCCGGAACGCACCCGAATTTATGACGTCCATAGCGCTGCGCGACAGGCGGTGCCGGATCACCACCGTGCCTTTCTGACCGGGCTGGTGGATTACCACCAAGAGGGCGATTTGTTGTGCGTTCATGCGGGTATTCGCCCCGGTGTGGCGCTCGAAGATCAGATCCAGAATGACAAGATCTGGATTCGAGATGAATTTTTGGAATATCAAGGCGCACACCCCTGGCTGGTGGTGCATGGGCATACGCAGATCCATGTAGCCGAACATCGCGGCAATCGGGTCAACCTTGATTCCGGCGCCGGCTTTGGTCGTGCGCTCACGGCCGCCGTGTTTGAAGGGCGGGACTGCTGGGTGCTGGATGCAGAAGGGCGCAGTCCCTTGTTGGCCCCCTAA
- the ubiE gene encoding bifunctional demethylmenaquinone methyltransferase/2-methoxy-6-polyprenyl-1,4-benzoquinol methylase UbiE, translated as MADRSDSTTHFGFETVPEHEKAGRVQGVFNSVASKYDIMNDVMSLGIHRVWKDAMMDWLAPRPGQRLLDVAGGTGDISFRFLRRAGHGHSTVLDLTAPMLEEGRKRAEAEQMAESLDWVTGDAMALPFKDNTFDVYTISFGIRNVTRPQEALNEAYRVLKPGGRLMVLEFSQLPNDGMQKLYDLYSFNVIPRMGKLIADDYDSYQYLVESIRNFPDQETFLQMVKTAGFANAKYRNLSLGIAALHSGWKI; from the coding sequence ATGGCAGACAGATCAGACAGCACCACTCATTTTGGCTTTGAAACCGTCCCCGAGCATGAAAAAGCTGGGCGGGTGCAGGGCGTCTTCAATTCCGTGGCCTCCAAATATGACATCATGAATGACGTGATGAGCCTCGGGATTCACCGGGTTTGGAAAGACGCGATGATGGATTGGCTGGCGCCGCGCCCGGGCCAGCGCCTGCTGGATGTGGCCGGTGGTACGGGTGATATCTCCTTTCGCTTCCTGAGGCGCGCCGGCCACGGCCATTCCACCGTGCTGGACCTCACCGCGCCCATGCTGGAGGAAGGCCGCAAACGTGCCGAGGCCGAACAGATGGCCGAGAGCCTCGATTGGGTCACCGGCGACGCCATGGCCCTGCCGTTTAAGGACAATACATTCGACGTCTACACCATCTCCTTTGGCATCCGAAACGTCACCCGCCCGCAGGAGGCCCTGAATGAAGCCTACCGGGTGCTGAAACCCGGTGGTCGTCTGATGGTGCTGGAGTTCAGCCAGCTGCCCAACGACGGCATGCAAAAACTCTATGATCTCTATAGTTTCAACGTCATCCCCCGCATGGGTAAGCTCATCGCAGATGACTACGACAGCTATCAGTATCTGGTGGAATCGATCCGCAATTTCCCGGATCAAGAGACCTTCCTGCAGATGGTGAAAACCGCAGGCTTTGCCAATGCCAAATACCGCAACCTGTCGCTGGGAATCGCGGCGCTACATTCCGGCTGGAAAATCTGA
- the mutM gene encoding bifunctional DNA-formamidopyrimidine glycosylase/DNA-(apurinic or apyrimidinic site) lyase has protein sequence MPELPEVETVMRGLQPSMEGAVIAQAQVNRPDLRWPFPERMAERLTGARVVALRRRSKYILAELDRGETLLVHLGMSGRMTVSGDPLGQFVHDHPQAAKHDHVVFDMENGARVTFNDPRRFGAMDLIDTAGLAEHKLLRVLGPEPLGNDFHEDHLIAAFKGKNSPVKSALLDQGIIAGLGNIYVCEALFRAQISPKRKAGQLAAARVAALVPIIRQVLEEAIIAGGSSLKDFRQANGELGYFQHSFDVYGREAEPCRRQGCGGTIARITQSGRSSFYCGKCQR, from the coding sequence ATGCCTGAACTGCCCGAAGTTGAAACCGTGATGCGGGGATTGCAGCCCTCGATGGAGGGCGCGGTGATTGCGCAGGCGCAGGTGAATCGGCCTGATCTGCGCTGGCCCTTTCCGGAGCGGATGGCAGAGCGGCTGACGGGGGCGCGGGTTGTGGCGCTGCGGCGGCGGTCCAAATACATCCTGGCGGAGCTGGACCGGGGCGAGACCTTGCTGGTGCACCTGGGTATGTCGGGGCGGATGACGGTGTCGGGCGATCCCTTGGGGCAGTTTGTGCATGATCACCCGCAGGCGGCCAAACATGACCATGTGGTCTTTGACATGGAAAACGGTGCGCGGGTGACGTTCAATGATCCGCGTCGCTTTGGTGCTATGGATCTGATCGACACAGCTGGCCTGGCTGAGCACAAGCTGCTGCGGGTGCTGGGGCCAGAGCCGCTGGGCAATGATTTCCACGAAGATCACCTGATTGCTGCATTCAAAGGTAAGAACTCCCCGGTGAAATCGGCACTGCTGGATCAGGGAATCATCGCGGGGCTGGGTAACATCTACGTCTGCGAGGCGCTTTTTCGGGCGCAAATTTCACCCAAACGCAAAGCGGGGCAACTCGCCGCAGCCCGTGTTGCGGCGCTGGTCCCGATCATCCGGCAGGTGCTGGAGGAGGCCATCATAGCCGGGGGGTCTTCGCTAAAAGATTTCCGCCAAGCCAATGGGGAGCTTGGATATTTTCAGCACAGCTTTGATGTCTATGGCCGCGAGGCAGAACCCTGCCGACGACAGGGGTGTGGCGGGACTATTGCCAGAATCACCCAGTCGGGGCGATCCTCTTTCTACTGTGGCAAGTGTCAAAGATAG
- the rpsT gene encoding 30S ribosomal protein S20, whose translation MANTPQAKKRARQNEKRFAVNKARRSRIRTFLRKVEEAIEAGNKEDAAAALRLAAPELMRGVTKGVYHKNTASRKVSRLTARVKALG comes from the coding sequence ATGGCAAATACCCCCCAAGCAAAAAAACGCGCACGTCAGAACGAAAAGCGTTTTGCAGTAAACAAAGCCCGCCGTTCGCGCATCCGCACATTCCTGCGTAAAGTTGAAGAAGCTATCGAAGCTGGCAACAAAGAAGATGCAGCCGCCGCTCTGCGTCTGGCCGCTCCTGAGCTGATGCGTGGCGTGACCAAAGGCGTCTACCACAAGAACACCGCTTCGCGGAAAGTGTCCCGCCTGACCGCACGGGTCAAAGCGCTGGGTTGA
- a CDS encoding acetyl-CoA C-acyltransferase family protein → MTDIVILDGARTAIGTFGGALANTAPIDLATVASKAAMERSGVDPEQIGHVVFGHVINTEPRDMYLSRVAAMQAGVPHGTPAMNVNRLCGSGAQALVSGIQSLMLGDADYALAGGAENMSRSPFIMQQQRWGAKMGDVKSLDMMLGALNCPFGTGHMGVTAENVADEHDITREQMDEFALASQTRAAAAIEAGYFKSQIVPVEVKVKRDMVPFEVDEHPKGSTMEALAGLRAVFQKDGRVTAGNASGINDGAAALVMARAEAAEKAGLKPKARVLGYAHAGVRPEVMGIGPVPAVQNLLAKTGLKVSDFDVIESNEAFASQALAVNKELGLDPAKVNPNGGAIALGHPVGATGALITVKALYELERIGGSKALITMCIGGGQGIALAIERL, encoded by the coding sequence ATGACTGATATCGTCATTCTGGATGGTGCCCGCACCGCAATTGGTACCTTTGGTGGCGCGCTTGCCAATACCGCGCCTATTGATCTGGCGACAGTGGCTTCAAAGGCCGCGATGGAGCGCTCTGGCGTTGACCCGGAACAGATCGGCCATGTGGTATTTGGTCATGTGATCAACACCGAGCCGCGGGATATGTACCTGTCGCGGGTGGCGGCGATGCAGGCGGGCGTGCCCCATGGCACGCCTGCGATGAACGTGAATCGGCTCTGTGGTTCGGGGGCACAGGCGCTGGTTTCGGGTATTCAGTCGCTGATGCTGGGGGATGCAGATTACGCCCTGGCTGGTGGTGCGGAAAACATGTCGCGCAGCCCCTTTATCATGCAGCAGCAGCGTTGGGGCGCCAAGATGGGCGATGTGAAATCGCTGGATATGATGCTGGGGGCGCTGAACTGTCCCTTTGGCACCGGCCACATGGGGGTAACCGCAGAGAATGTCGCGGATGAGCACGATATTACCCGCGAACAAATGGACGAATTTGCCCTCGCCAGCCAGACCCGTGCGGCGGCAGCGATTGAGGCTGGCTATTTCAAAAGCCAGATCGTGCCTGTCGAGGTTAAGGTAAAGCGCGATATGGTGCCTTTTGAAGTGGATGAGCACCCCAAAGGCAGCACGATGGAAGCGCTGGCCGGGCTGCGGGCGGTGTTCCAGAAGGACGGTCGCGTCACAGCGGGCAACGCCAGCGGCATCAATGATGGCGCGGCCGCCCTGGTGATGGCACGGGCAGAGGCGGCCGAAAAGGCAGGCCTGAAGCCCAAGGCGCGGGTTCTGGGCTATGCCCATGCGGGGGTACGGCCCGAGGTGATGGGCATCGGCCCGGTGCCGGCGGTGCAAAACCTGCTGGCCAAAACCGGACTCAAGGTCTCTGATTTTGACGTCATTGAAAGCAATGAGGCCTTTGCCTCGCAGGCGCTGGCGGTGAACAAGGAGCTGGGCCTGGATCCGGCGAAGGTGAACCCCAATGGCGGTGCCATTGCCCTGGGTCACCCGGTTGGGGCCACAGGCGCGTTGATCACCGTGAAGGCGCTTTATGAGCTGGAACGGATTGGTGGATCCAAAGCGCTGATCACCATGTGTATTGGCGGCGGTCAGGGAATTGCCCTGGCGATTGAACGTCTGTGA
- a CDS encoding XRE family transcriptional regulator yields MTENPDDILTLLPARLKEARRAQGLSLEAVANLSGVSRSMVSQIERGESSPTIATLWNLTRALQVDFAGLLESGDQQDHIEVLRAVDVPKIENIGEGCRIRILSPPEEAGGHEVYDIRFDKGGALTSQPHTRGAMEQLTVLDGEIEVTSGSAKDSLQAGDTARYAADVGHAITAPNGAARVFLIVKNA; encoded by the coding sequence ATGACGGAAAACCCAGACGATATCCTGACCCTGCTGCCCGCCCGCCTGAAAGAGGCCCGCCGCGCCCAGGGGCTCAGCCTTGAGGCGGTGGCCAACCTCTCCGGCGTCAGCCGCTCGATGGTCAGCCAGATCGAACGCGGCGAAAGCTCCCCCACCATTGCCACCCTGTGGAACCTCACCCGGGCGCTACAGGTGGATTTTGCCGGCCTGTTGGAATCCGGCGACCAGCAGGACCACATCGAGGTCTTGCGCGCCGTCGATGTGCCCAAGATCGAAAACATCGGCGAAGGCTGCCGCATCCGTATCCTGTCGCCGCCGGAAGAGGCCGGCGGGCATGAGGTCTATGACATTCGGTTCGACAAAGGCGGCGCCCTGACCAGCCAGCCCCATACCCGCGGCGCGATGGAACAGCTGACGGTTCTGGACGGCGAGATCGAGGTCACATCCGGCAGTGCCAAGGATAGCCTACAGGCTGGCGACACCGCCCGCTACGCTGCCGACGTGGGCCATGCGATCACCGCACCCAATGGGGCAGCACGGGTTTTTCTGATTGTGAAGAACGCATGA
- the tdh gene encoding L-threonine 3-dehydrogenase: protein MTRPNTMKALEKSHPKEGLWMVQAPVPEIGPDEVLIKINKTGICGTDVHIWNWDAWAQKTVPVPLITGHEFAGEIVELGRNVTDLAIGQRCSGEGHLIGHHSRQSRAGKFHLDPETRGIGVNEQGAFAQYLALPAFNVVPLPDDISDDIGAILDPLGNAVHTALSFDLVGEDVLITGAGPIGIMAAAVARHAGARHVAITDVNPGRLELAAKVANVRPVNVAHEDLQDVIAELGMRQGFDVGLEMSGNQAALDQMVEALVMGGRIALLGIPPGKSPVDWSRIVFKALTLKGVYGREIFETWYKMIAMLQNGLDVSAVITHRFGVDEFAKGFAAMKSGDSGKVVLDWNQINQP, encoded by the coding sequence ATGACCCGTCCAAACACCATGAAAGCGCTGGAAAAATCCCATCCCAAAGAAGGCCTGTGGATGGTGCAGGCACCGGTGCCAGAGATTGGCCCGGATGAGGTGCTGATCAAGATCAACAAAACCGGCATCTGTGGCACCGATGTGCATATCTGGAACTGGGACGCCTGGGCGCAAAAGACGGTGCCCGTGCCGCTGATCACCGGGCATGAATTTGCCGGTGAAATTGTCGAGCTGGGGCGCAATGTCACCGATCTGGCGATTGGCCAGCGCTGCTCGGGCGAGGGGCATTTGATTGGCCATCATTCCCGGCAAAGCCGCGCCGGCAAGTTCCATCTGGATCCCGAAACCCGCGGTATCGGCGTCAACGAACAGGGCGCCTTTGCCCAGTATCTGGCGCTGCCGGCCTTTAATGTTGTGCCCCTGCCCGATGACATTTCGGATGACATCGGCGCGATTCTCGATCCATTGGGCAATGCGGTGCATACGGCGCTCAGCTTTGATCTGGTGGGCGAAGACGTGCTGATCACTGGCGCCGGCCCCATTGGCATCATGGCCGCTGCTGTGGCCCGCCACGCTGGTGCCCGCCATGTGGCGATCACCGATGTGAACCCCGGACGGCTGGAACTGGCCGCCAAAGTGGCCAATGTCCGCCCGGTCAATGTGGCCCACGAAGATCTGCAGGACGTCATTGCCGAACTTGGCATGCGCCAGGGGTTTGATGTGGGGCTAGAGATGTCGGGCAACCAGGCGGCGCTGGATCAGATGGTCGAAGCCCTGGTGATGGGCGGACGCATCGCCCTGCTGGGCATCCCGCCGGGCAAATCTCCCGTCGACTGGAGCCGCATCGTGTTCAAGGCGCTGACGCTGAAGGGTGTCTATGGCCGCGAGATCTTTGAAACCTGGTACAAGATGATCGCCATGTTGCAAAACGGATTGGATGTGAGCGCCGTCATCACCCATCGGTTTGGTGTCGATGAGTTTGCCAAGGGATTCGCGGCGATGAAATCGGGAGATAGTGGCAAGGTGGTCCTAGACTGGAACCAGATCAATCAACCCTAA
- a CDS encoding cbb3-type cytochrome c oxidase subunit I, which yields MTGLSRSFMIMAIFSALGGIVWGIVMAASQNHLLSPAHGHLNLLGWVSCALFAFYYHLMPRAAVTGLAKTHFALTLIALLILVPGIALAILELNETLAKIGSLVFLASMLVFAWVVIKPNPAQHDTATRKNAPA from the coding sequence ATGACAGGATTAAGCCGTAGCTTCATGATCATGGCGATTTTCTCTGCCCTAGGTGGCATAGTCTGGGGCATTGTCATGGCAGCCAGCCAGAACCACCTGTTATCGCCAGCCCACGGCCATCTTAATCTCTTGGGGTGGGTAAGCTGCGCTCTCTTTGCTTTTTACTATCACCTGATGCCACGTGCCGCCGTGACAGGGTTGGCAAAGACGCATTTCGCTCTCACGCTTATCGCCCTGCTGATCCTAGTGCCGGGTATCGCCTTGGCCATTCTGGAGCTCAACGAAACACTCGCCAAAATCGGATCTTTGGTTTTTCTGGCGTCGATGCTGGTTTTTGCCTGGGTAGTGATAAAACCGAATCCAGCACAACACGATACAGCGACAAGAAAAAATGCCCCCGCCTGA
- a CDS encoding glycine C-acetyltransferase — MSTAFLNDISETLTQIEADGLYKRERMITSPQGGEITVGDKEVINLCANNYLGLADHPDLIQAARGVMEGKGFGMASVRFICGTQDIHRELEQRLAKFLNKDDAILFAACFDANGGLFEPLLGPEDAIISDSLNHASIIDGVRLCKAKRYRYLNSDMNDLEAWLKQARADGARHIMIATDGVFSMDGYLAKLPEIRALADKYDAVVMVDDCHATGFMGPKGAGTPDHFGVDVDIVTGTLGKALGGAIGGYIAGPQPVIDLLRQRARPYLFSNSLPPSIVAAGLEAISLVEKGADLRAQLFENTRFWRQGLTDLGFDLLPGEHPIVPVMLGEAQLAQDMAAALFDEGVYVSGFFFPVVPRGQARIRTQMNAALTRDELTRALTAFGKVGKDLGILQ, encoded by the coding sequence ATGAGCACTGCATTTCTGAACGATATCTCTGAGACGCTCACCCAGATTGAGGCCGATGGCCTGTATAAGCGGGAACGAATGATCACCTCCCCACAGGGGGGCGAGATCACGGTGGGGGACAAGGAGGTCATCAACCTCTGCGCCAATAACTACCTGGGTCTGGCGGATCACCCTGATCTGATCCAAGCGGCGCGCGGCGTGATGGAGGGTAAGGGCTTTGGCATGGCCTCGGTCCGGTTCATCTGCGGCACGCAAGACATCCACCGGGAACTGGAGCAACGCCTGGCAAAGTTCCTGAACAAGGATGACGCCATTCTGTTTGCCGCCTGTTTTGACGCTAATGGCGGGCTGTTCGAGCCGCTGTTGGGGCCAGAGGATGCCATTATCTCGGACAGTCTCAACCATGCCTCGATCATCGACGGGGTGCGCCTGTGCAAGGCCAAGCGCTATCGCTATCTCAACAGTGATATGAATGATCTGGAGGCCTGGCTGAAACAGGCCCGCGCGGATGGAGCCCGCCATATCATGATCGCCACCGACGGGGTGTTCTCGATGGATGGTTATCTGGCCAAGCTGCCGGAAATCCGCGCCCTGGCGGATAAATATGACGCCGTGGTGATGGTGGATGACTGCCACGCTACCGGGTTCATGGGGCCAAAGGGCGCTGGCACACCGGATCACTTTGGCGTCGATGTGGACATCGTCACCGGGACTTTGGGCAAAGCATTGGGAGGGGCCATTGGCGGTTACATCGCCGGGCCGCAGCCAGTGATCGACCTGCTGCGGCAGCGGGCGCGGCCCTATTTGTTCTCCAATTCGCTGCCGCCTTCTATCGTTGCTGCCGGGCTGGAAGCCATCTCGCTGGTTGAAAAAGGCGCCGATCTGCGCGCGCAGCTGTTTGAAAATACCCGCTTCTGGCGCCAAGGCCTCACCGATCTGGGGTTTGACCTCTTGCCCGGTGAACACCCCATCGTGCCGGTGATGCTGGGCGAGGCGCAGCTGGCACAGGACATGGCGGCAGCCCTGTTTGACGAGGGTGTCTATGTCTCGGGATTTTTCTTCCCGGTGGTGCCGCGCGGCCAGGCCCGTATTCGCACCCAGATGAACGCCGCCCTGACACGGGATGAACTCACCCGCGCGCTGACGGCCTTTGGCAAGGTGGGCAAAGACTTGGGGATCCTGCAATGA
- the ubiB gene encoding 2-polyprenylphenol 6-hydroxylase, producing the protein MRGPHNIIRLIRTGATMVRTGAMDVVLDAFDAPAPLRALAYTLGWPFQWLGYKGDPNMPPATRALTALGPAYIKFGQVLSTRPDVVGEDMAQQLRVLQDQLPPFPRAAAMAEVERALGRPLAEVFSEFSEPIAAASIAQVHRARLTETGEDVAVKVLRPGIERAFNKDVDAFYFAARIVDLFAPGARRLRPMDVIEHFDGVVQGELDLRLESSAASEFAANTSADEGFQLPRIRWEASARRVMTLDWADGVALGDNAALDAAGHDRHALGERVLSLFLRHALRDGYFHADMHQGNLKVAANGNIIAYDFGIMGHIDEYTRRVYAEILFGFIKRDYKRVAEVHFEAGYVPADRDVDEFARAIRAVGEPIFGMDASQISMGNLLNYLFEVTERFGMETRTELILLQRTMVVVEGVARSLDPRINIWEVAQPVVEDYIKKSIGPRAIASDLMKTAKVMARFGPRLPALMEQALIAQSQQPSGDKKNRTWQIPTAAGATAGILLTLLISQLLS; encoded by the coding sequence ATGCGCGGCCCTCATAATATCATCCGCCTGATCCGCACCGGCGCCACCATGGTGCGCACTGGCGCCATGGACGTGGTGCTGGACGCCTTTGACGCGCCCGCCCCCCTGCGCGCCCTGGCCTACACCCTGGGCTGGCCCTTTCAGTGGCTTGGCTACAAGGGCGATCCAAACATGCCCCCTGCAACACGCGCCCTGACAGCGCTGGGGCCCGCCTATATCAAATTTGGTCAGGTGCTTTCGACCCGCCCGGATGTGGTCGGCGAAGATATGGCCCAGCAATTGCGGGTGTTGCAGGACCAGCTGCCGCCCTTTCCCCGCGCGGCAGCCATGGCCGAGGTTGAGCGCGCGCTTGGCCGCCCTCTGGCCGAAGTGTTTTCCGAATTCAGCGAGCCAATTGCCGCCGCCTCCATCGCGCAGGTGCATCGCGCCCGGCTGACCGAGACAGGCGAAGACGTCGCTGTCAAAGTCCTGCGCCCCGGCATTGAACGCGCCTTCAACAAAGACGTCGATGCCTTCTACTTTGCCGCCCGCATTGTTGATCTCTTTGCCCCCGGCGCCCGCCGACTGCGCCCGATGGATGTGATCGAACATTTTGACGGGGTGGTACAGGGTGAGCTGGACCTGCGGCTTGAAAGCTCAGCCGCCTCCGAATTTGCCGCCAACACCAGCGCCGACGAAGGCTTCCAACTGCCCCGTATCCGTTGGGAAGCGTCAGCCCGCCGGGTGATGACCCTGGACTGGGCCGATGGGGTGGCTTTGGGCGACAATGCCGCACTGGACGCTGCGGGCCATGATCGCCATGCGCTCGGGGAACGGGTGTTGTCGCTGTTCCTGCGCCACGCCCTGCGCGACGGCTATTTTCACGCCGACATGCACCAGGGCAACCTCAAGGTCGCCGCCAATGGTAATATCATTGCCTATGATTTTGGCATCATGGGCCATATCGACGAATACACCCGCCGGGTCTACGCCGAGATCCTCTTTGGCTTTATCAAACGTGATTACAAACGCGTCGCCGAGGTACATTTCGAGGCCGGCTATGTGCCTGCAGATCGCGATGTAGATGAATTCGCCCGCGCCATTCGCGCCGTCGGTGAGCCAATCTTTGGTATGGATGCCAGCCAGATCTCCATGGGTAACCTGCTGAACTACCTGTTCGAGGTCACCGAACGGTTCGGCATGGAAACCCGGACCGAGCTGATCCTGCTGCAACGCACCATGGTGGTGGTCGAAGGCGTCGCCCGCTCGCTGGATCCCAGGATCAACATCTGGGAAGTGGCCCAGCCCGTGGTCGAGGATTACATCAAGAAAAGCATCGGCCCCCGCGCCATTGCCTCGGATCTGATGAAAACCGCCAAGGTCATGGCCCGCTTTGGCCCGCGTCTGCCCGCCCTGATGGAACAGGCGCTGATCGCCCAATCCCAACAGCCCAGTGGCGATAAAAAGAATCGCACCTGGCAAATCCCCACTGCAGCTGGCGCGACCGCTGGGATCCTGCTGACGCTCCTCATCAGTCAGTTGCTGAGCTGA